In Helianthus annuus cultivar XRQ/B unplaced genomic scaffold, HanXRQr2.0-SUNRISE HanXRQChr00c039, whole genome shotgun sequence, a genomic segment contains:
- the LOC118489721 gene encoding glutathione S-transferase T3-like, whose amino-acid sequence MDAPPQSPAFDPYAFRAPQVPSRGNVERPLRIYDDEDDEVVPETQNLGDEDENEDDEYNVDEDAGNEEDDARDKNGKTMSEKWTKVQEEALAKAWVHCSTNKKKGNQQNHDSFWRKILDHFNATVGGSNRTVHQVRSKWNPMKAKINFFNGLYQQADRTRGSGCKDLDVMKVALT is encoded by the exons atggacgctcctcctcaatcccccgccttcgacccatatgCTTTTCGTGCCCCACAAGTTCCATCACGAGGAAATGTCGAACGTCCTCTACGTATTTACGACGACGAGGACGAtgaggtagtgcccgaaactcaaaatttgggcgacgagGACGAGAACGAGGATGATGAATATAACGTGGATGAAGACGCGggcaacgaagaagatgacgctcgggataaaaatggaaaaacgatgagcgaaaaatggacaaaggtccaagaagaggcgttggcgaaggcgtgggtacattgctctaccaacaaaaagaagggcaatcaacaaaaccACGATAGTTTTTGGCGTAAAATTTTAGATCATTTTAACGCCACCGTCGGCGGAAGTAACCGGACCGtgcatcaagtacggtctaaatggaacccgatgaaagcgaaaataaactttttcaacggcctataccaacaagcg gatcgcacacgaggaAGCGGATGTAAGGATCTCGACGTGATGAAAGTCGCGTTAACATAA
- the LOC118489720 gene encoding peptide chain release factor PrfB1, chloroplastic-like, whose product MESTDTALLEEAATIVKELNKALDKFELSQLLLGPYDKEGAVINITAGAGGTDAQDWADMLLRMYVRWGERQRYKTRVVEKSMGEEAGIKSATIEAEGRYAFGYLSGEKGTHRIVRQSPFNAKGLRQTSFYGDEVMPLLPEDSLNVEIPEEDLQIGFSIAGGSGGQNVNKLETAVRITHIPTGVTVRCTGAAFSLHLTCFFFVKSVNLSHFILLDKNIPNLYVTKQRQLFYYKVKQLKQVYTPGPAPPNLLDVYYNSLGHQVNPGYTKIYNLFRKRVQLRYCPTVLSAEFRNLEDIYSLPH is encoded by the exons ATGGAGTCAACTGATACCGCACTTCTTGAAGAGGCTGCCACCATTGTTAAAGAATTGAACAAGGCGTTGGATAAGTTTGAGCTGAGTCAGCTTCTATTGGGCCCTTATGACAAAGAAGGTGCTGTTATCAATATAACTGCTGGTGCTGGAGGTACCGATGCACAG GACTGGGCTGATATGCTTCTAAGGATGTATGTAAGATGGGGAGAGAGACAAAGATACAAAACAAGAGTTGTTGAAAAGTCAATGGGAGAAGAAGCTGGGATCAAGTCAGCTACAATCGAGGCTGAAGGTCGATATGCGTTTGGATATTTGTCCGGTGAAAAAGGAACACATCGAATTGTTAGACAATCTCCTTTTAACGCAAAAGGTCTTCGTCAG ACAAGCTTTTATGGCGATGAAGTGATGCCTCTTCTTCCAGAAGATTCACTAAATGTTGAAATACCAGAGGAAGACCTGCAAATAGGTTTCTCGATAGCCGGTGGGAGCGGTGGTCAGAATGTTAATAAACTTGAAACCGCTGTTCGGATAACCCATATTCCAACCGGAGTAACCGTTCGTTGTACAGGGGCTGCTTTCTCTCTTCATTTGacctgttttttttttgttaaatccgTAAACTTAAGCCATTTTATTCTTTTGGATAAAAATATCCCAAATCTGTATGTAACAAAGCAAAGGCAGttattttattataaagttaAACAACTCAAACAAGTGTACACTCCCGGccccgcacctcctaacttgcttgatgtgtattataATTCACTTGGTCACCAAGTCAATCCCGGTTACACTAAAATATATAACCTGTTTCGTAAAAGGGTGCAATTAAGATATTGTCCAACGGTTCTGTCTGCAGAATTTAGGAATTTAGAAGATATATATAGCTTGCCACATTGA